In Babesia bovis T2Bo chromosome 3, whole genome shotgun sequence, the genomic window CATTTATAGACAGACCGGGCGTGAGTAGTAGCATTGTGATGTTTAAAATGTTGCCTTTTTTGATGCTAAAAGAGCATTACCAGACATCTGAGCATTGGAAGGCGTTACATCATCTTGGTCTTGATCTACCTCACTCATGACAACGTTAGCTTGACCTTCGTGTTCCTcatacacatatataactattttAGATCCTTGTACTGCCATAAGCATAAATGTAGGGATGGCATTAGGAGCCCACGGTTGAAATGCTCCAGTTGCCGATCCGGGGTTGACTAAGATCTTTCCAGATATCTTTGACACATCACTGATATGAGTATGCCCATAGACAAGCACATCTACATCCCTATTTTTGGCGTATTCGTAGACGGCATTCTTGTCTCCCCAAGACGGCAGCTGGTATCCGTTAATAAGACCTATTTTAAAATTCCCTATAGCTAATAAAGATACACATCATGAGTTACTCACCGACATGTATTATTAATTCTTCCGGTAATGTAGTATCTTGATCGAAATCCCCTTTGACCATGTGTAAGTTTGGCGATATTCCCAGAAGAAGATCCTTCATCTGCTGTGACCCTACATTTCCAGTGCATAATACTTGTTTTATCTTGTCGGTATTGAGCAGATCTCTAAAACATTGAGGTAGGTCAAGCGCGCGTTGTGGGACGTGGAGGTCTCCTACGAGCATTAGAAGCTCTCCTAAATCTCCACCTCCATTAGACATATTGTAGTAGTGACTCTGTGATTACATGAGGAACATATGCCTCGTGAATGTAGAGTGATTTTAATCTATATCCGTTTTACGTGGGGGATGCAAGTCTATTGGTGTGattaataaaatattagATATCTACTTCATTAAGTGCAGGAACTAATGGCTGCAATTCAGCCTCAGTGGTGTGTAAAGAAATCAGAGGTGATAAAGAATGAACTTGCTTACCTTGTTTCCTCGGCGACGTCTTTTTATCAGACTTTATTTTAATTTGGGCGTTGCTGTCGACCGTTATCCTATATTTTATTCCAGGGATATAATCCTTAGAAATTACGAAATCTGCCAGTTGATCATCCAAATGTGTGGTAATTAAACGTCTTATAGGGCGTGCTCCTCCTGTTGCATCTCTTGGTAGTTTCATTATATGATCAATGAAAGAATCATCAACTACTACATCGATTCCTGCATCTTTTGCTCTTTTTAATGTAGCTTCTATCATCAGTTTTGCAATTTGCTTCATCTGCTGCTCGTTCAGTGGCCTAAACAGGATAACATCATCAATTCTGTCTATTAGCTCTGGTTTGAATGTTGACTTTAGTTCATCGCATACTTGTTTCTTTGCTTTTTCATAGTCTGTCTGTTTATCATTTAACACATCTTCTATGTTAAAGCCGAATGTATGTATGCCACGTACCGCCTTTTCTATGATATGGGATCCCACGTTGCTTGTCATGATAATAATTGTATTTTTGAAGGATACTGTTTGGTTCTTTGAGTCAGTGAGTTTTCCATCTTCGAGTATTTGTAACAGTATATTCAGGACATTTCTATGTGCCTTTTCAATTTCATCGAACATTACAACTGAGTATGGGTTTTTGCGCAGCTTCTCTGTAAGCTGGCCTCCAGAATCATGTCCTTTATATCCGGGTGGACTTCCTAGTATCCTGCTAATGCTATGAGGCTCATTATACTCAGACATATCGAGTTTGATGAGATTATCTTCCGTAAACATCAATTTAGTCAAAGTCTTAGCAATTTCAGACTTCCCTACACCAGGGGGTCCACAAAATAGGAAGCTACCGATCGGTCTTTCTGGATTTTTAATATTAGTTTTTGCTCTCCTTATCGCCTTTGCTATATTCTTCACAGCTTCTTCATGACCAACAACTGACTTATGAAGCTCTTGCTCAAGATTTCTTATAGCTTCAATTTCACCTTGTGTTAGTTTCTTCAGGGGTACTCCCGTCCAATTGGATACTACCTCTGCTACATGCTCTGTATTAACTTCACACAGTGTCTCTGTACTATCTGAATCCCATGAAGCGTTTGATGTATATTCCGTATCATAATTTTCTTCACTGATCATATCAGTGGCGGGGAAATTAATGGATCCATCTATATGATATCCTTTGTACGTCTGTGATGGCATTTTAGCTACATCTGTAACAGAGTCAACTCCAATGTTAGCTTCAGAATGTTGCGTGCTAACCTTAGATGAATGAACATCGGATTCTATAGCTTCATTATTGGCATTTTTAGCGAAGTTACTTGTTAGGACATCGTATACACCACGCTCTTTTAATGGATTAACCGCATGTTTCCACTCTACCTTTAGTTGTTCATAGAACCTGATTTTTGCTAACGATCCTGCTTCATCTAGTATATCTATGGCTTTATCCGGTAGATATCTTTCAGGTATAAACTGCTTAGAGTACTTTAGAGCCGCTGCCACGGCGtccatgttatatttcaCATTGTGGAACCTGCCACATGCTTCTGCAGTTGCGTTTAAAATAATTTGTGTATCTTTATCGCTTGGTTCTTTAACGTGTATGGGTTGGAATCTACGACACAATGCAGCATCTTTTTCAAAATGCTTTTGATACTCCTTGGGGGTTGTGATTGCTATGCACTGTATTTCTCCTCTCGCCAGTGTGGGTTTAAGCAGGTTTGCGGCATCTAGTGCTCCCTCTCCTGCTCCAGCTCCTACTAACATATGTGCTTCATCGATAACAAGGATGATGTTTTTTGCATTCTTGATTTCCTCTATTAACCTTGTTAACCTTTCTTCGAATTGTCCTCGAAATCTAGCTCCTGCAACTAAAAGACCAACATCAAGTTGCCTTAAACGTTTATTCAGCATTTTTTCCAGGACGTGCCCTTCACGTAATTGCATTGCTATGCCTTCTACTACTGCTGTTTTGCCTACACCAGGTTCTCCGATGAGTATAGGATTTCTTTTGTATTTTCTACATAGCGTGCGAATAGATCGATCAATTTCAGAATCTCTACAAAGTACTTTCTGTAATTT contains:
- a CDS encoding putative vacuolar protein sorting protein 29 yields the protein MSNGGGDLGELLMLVGDLHVPQRALDLPQCFRDLLNTDKIKQVLCTGNVGSQQMKDLLLGISPNLHMVKGDFDQDTTLPEELIIHVGNFKIGLINGYQLPSWGDKNAVYEYAKNRDVDVLVYGHTHISDVSKISGKILVNPGSATGAFQPWAPNAIPTFMLMAVQGSKIVIYVYEEHEGQANVVMSEVDQDQDDVTPSNAQMSGNALLASKKATF
- a CDS encoding Clp amino terminal domain containing protein, whose protein sequence is MGTTFTTFATVINVAIIFTYKKCSTDVDAFRLHPLIEKYHNIDNRQGNKFHRQRCYASGESTGNELPEDQQISLNFNNFSDDAVKVLMLSQEEAKRGAVKQIEIKHILLGLVAVQRGIASNVLSHFGVTSKKLRDVIDNLEDNTIPPDDKNEDYNLIFSQESKNALQLSSIEAESMGNKTLETEHILLGMLGTHSYTFRQILDALTVNIDAMRNLTLKYIAEEKEKPAEEMPTDTWKQALSQYTYIPTPGRSEDILRDTYQVSPLNAFTIDITRKAEEGKLQKVLCRDSEIDRSIRTLCRKYKRNPILIGEPGVGKTAVVEGIAMQLREGHVLEKMLNKRLRQLDVGLLVAGARFRGQFEERLTRLIEEIKNAKNIILVIDEAHMLVGAGAGEGALDAANLLKPTLARGEIQCIAITTPKEYQKHFEKDAALCRRFQPIHVKEPSDKDTQIILNATAEACGRFHNVKYNMDAVAAALKYSKQFIPERYLPDKAIDILDEAGSLAKIRFYEQLKVEWKHAVNPLKERGVYDVLTSNFAKNANNEAIESDVHSSKVSTQHSEANIGVDSVTDVAKMPSQTYKGYHIDGSINFPATDMISEENYDTEYTSNASWDSDSTETLCEVNTEHVAEVVSNWTGVPLKKLTQGEIEAIRNLEQELHKSVVGHEEAVKNIAKAIRRAKTNIKNPERPIGSFLFCGPPGVGKSEIAKTLTKLMFTEDNLIKLDMSEYNEPHSISRILGSPPGYKGHDSGGQLTEKLRKNPYSVVMFDEIEKAHRNVLNILLQILEDGKLTDSKNQTVSFKNTIIIMTSNVGSHIIEKAVRGIHTFGFNIEDVLNDKQTDYEKAKKQVCDELKSTFKPELIDRIDDVILFRPLNEQQMKQIAKLMIEATLKRAKDAGIDVVVDDSFIDHIMKLPRDATGGARPIRRLITTHLDDQLADFVISKDYIPGIKYRITVDSNAQIKIKSDKKTSPRKQGKQVHSLSPLISLHTTEAELQPLVPALNEVDI